The Nocardia vinacea genome contains the following window.
TCGACGTCGGTGCAGTCGGCACGCCAACCCTGCGAACCGATCCGAACCAAGGTGTTCGCCGAGCCCACCAGTACCGCACGCTCGGTGCGTTCGCTCGCATATGCCAGCGCGGCTTCTTTACCCGGCATGGTCACCGAAAGCCCGACCCATTCCGGCCCGAGCCCATCGACCAGACCGGGCAACTCCTCGGCCGAACATTCGATCCGCTCATAGGTCCAATCGAGCCCGAGCGCACGGTAGGCCGCCAGATGCAGCTGCGGCGAACGCGAATGCGCGATCGGCTTACCGAGCACGGCCGCCTTGCGGGTTTCCGTCATCGCCTCACCGCCCACTGTCGAGAATTCCGCTCTGCCTGGCCTTTTCGATATTGCGCAGATGTTCGCTGTAACTCTCGGTGAACAAGGTGGTCCCCTGTTTGTCGACAGTCACGAAGTACAACCACGTCCCCGGCTCCGGATTCTCGACGGCGCGCAACGCATTCAACGATGGCGCGGAGATCGGGGTCGCCGGCAGTCCCGGCATGGCGTAGGTGTTCCACGGCGTGCGCTTGGCACGGTCGGCGTCGGTGGTTGCGACCTCGGTGCGGTCCAGTGCGTAGTTCACCGTCGAGTCGAACTGCAGTGGCTGGTTGTCCGCGAGCCGGTTCACGATCACCCGCGCCACCTTTCCCATATCCTGCGGCAGCGCTTCGCGCTCCACCAGCGAGGCGGCGATCAGGGCCTGGTACGGATTCAGCTTCGTCTCGGCGCCGGACTGCAGCAGACCGGTCGACTCGTAGCTGCGCGCACTCGCACTCACCAGCTGTTTCAGAATCTGCTCCGGCGTACCACTGGGATCGAAATCCCAGGTACCCGCGGCGATAAGACCTTCCAGCTGCCTGCCGCGGTCCGGTACGTCACGCACCCGCTGCTCGGCCCAACTCGGCACGCCGAGGGCGGTCAGATCCGCACCCGCACCGGCGGCATCGAGCTGGTCGTAGGTGATGCATTTCTGATTCGTACCGGTGCCGACGCAGCTGGCGTCGGCGATCTTGCGGTAGATGCCGTCCTTGCGCGAGCCGGTATTCACGTCCTGCTGGTCGTGCAGCTGCCGTCCCTCGGAGACGACCAGATTGCCGACCCGCGAACTCTTGCCGAGCAGTGCCGTCACCGCCTGCGTGGACGGGCTGTGACTCGGGATCGCGTAGTAGCCGGGCTGCACCGAATTCATATTCGAATTGCGCATGGCCGCTTGGAAGAAGGCCTCACTGCTCGCGACAATGCCCTTCTTGTGCATCTCCTCCGCGATCTGGTTCGACGTATCGCCCGGATGGACCTGCACCACCACCAGCGGTCCGACCGGACCCGCGAAATCCTCGGGTGCGCCGAACATCTTGACCACTTTCATCCCCGCGAATACCGCGGCACCGGCGAACAGCGCCACGAATAGCGCACCGATCAGCCACAGATTCCGGCGGCGCTTCTTGCGCTCGGCGGCCTTGCGGGAGGCCACCCGGGACCGTCGCCCGCGCGAGGGCGCACTGCGCCGACGCTCCGAGCGGGACTCCGCACGCTCCTCGTCTGTCCGACTCCCGCCGCGCTCGGACCTGGTGCGCCCCGACCGCGCGGACGCGGCACCGGAGCGTCCGCCACCCGACTCGTCACCGCGGGACCGCCGTGGCTCCGCTCCCTCGGCCCGCTGCGGACGCCCACGCCGCGGTTCCACGCGCTCGGCCCGCTGCGGGGCCGCACGCCGCGAACGCTCGGCCTCGAGTACCTCGTCGTGATCTTCGTCGGTGTAGCGCGGAATGACCGTGGTGTCGTCGTCGTAGTCCTCCCATGCTTGGTCGTTTCGCCGGTAACGCCGCTCAGCCTCGCGCTGACGGAAACGTTCCTCGGCTCGCGCCCATCGATCCGTCATGCACCGTCTCCGGAATCAGACGCCGCTTCGGCCGACTTCAACACCGCACTCCGTTCGTCCAACCATCCCTGCAGGATCGCTACGGCGGCCGCCTGATCGATCACCTGCCGCTGGCCACGCGCGCGAACTCCACTGTCCCGCAATGCACGTGCAGCTGACACCGTAGTCAAACGTTCGTCGGAAAGTCGGATAGGCACAGGTGCTATGACTGCGCGCAAACGCTCCGCGAACGCCATCGCCGCATCGGCTGCGGTCCCCTTTTCCCCGCGCAATGTCCGTGGCAGACCGACGATGACCTCGACGGCCTCGTATTCCCGCACAATTTCGGCAATTCTGGAAATGTCGCTTGCCGGTCCGGGTGCGCGCTTATTCGGCTTCGCGCGCGCCACCGTTTCCACGGGCGTGGCGAGCATGCCGTTCGGGTCGCTGGAGGCGACCCCGATTCGGACACTGCCGACATCGATGCCGATCCGCCTGCCGCGGCCGGGATCGGTGTCGGGCGAGGGACGATGACTCTCCGAGTCGCCCATCACCCGGCGAGTTCGGCCACCCGGGCACGGACCGAGGCCAGACCGACTTCGATACCCGAGGGGTCCGAACCGGCGCCCTGCGCCATCTCCGGCTTGCCGCCGCCGCGACCGGAAATGCTCGCGCCGAAGCTGGCGACCAGGTCTCCGGCCTTGAAGCCGAGATCCTGCGCGCTCCTGTTGACCGTCACGACGAAGGGCACCTTGCCATCGGCATTGCCGAGCAGCACGACGACCGCAGGTTCGGTGCCGAACCGGCCACGGATATCGGTGGCGAGGGTGCGCAGATCACCGGCGGTGACACCTTCGGGCGCGGCCGCGGCCACCAGCAGCACGCTGCCGACCCGCTCGGCCTCGTCCACGAACTTGGCCGCCGAGGCGAGCACCGTAGCGATCTTGGTGCGCTCGAGCTCCTTCTCGGCCACCTTCAGCCGCTCCACGAGCTGCTCGACGCGCGCCGGCACCTCCTCCGAAGGCACCTTCAGCGAGGACGCGACACCGGCCAGCAGCGCACGCTCCTTTGCCAGATACCTATATGAGTCCAGGCCGACGAAGGCCTCCACACGTCGCTTACCGGAACCGATCGCCGATTCGCCGAGCACGGTGATCGGGCCGATCTGCGAGGAATGCTGTACGTGTGTACCACCGCACAGCTCCATCGAGAACGGTCCGCCGATCTCCACCACGCGCACCTCGTCGCCGTAGTTCTCGCCGAACAGCGCGAGCGCGCCCATCTGCTTGGCTTTGGGCAGATCAGTGACGAAGGTGTTCACGGGGAAGTCCGAGCCGACCCCGTCGTTGGAGACGGCCTCGATATCGGCCTTCTGCTGTTCGGAGAGCTGGCCCTGCCAGTTGAAGTCGAAACGCAGATAGCCGGGCTTGTTCAGCGAACCGGCCTGCACGGCGTTCGGGCCGAGCACCTGCCGCAGCGCGGCATGCACCATATGCGTGCCGGAGTGGCCCTGGGTGGCGCCGTGGCGCCAGGCCGGATCGGCTTGCGCGAGCACGACATCACCCTCGGTGATCTGGCCCTGTTCGACCGTGGTCTTGTGCACCCACAGCTTCTTGGCGATCTTCTGCACATCGTTGACGCGTAGTTTGAGGCCCTGCGCCGTAATGGTGCCGCGATCGGCGATCTGACCACCGGACTCCGCGTACAGCGGGCTGCGGTCCAGGATCACCTCGACATCCTGGCCGATGGTGGCGGTCGGCACCCGGACACCGTCGGCGATCAACGCGAGGACGTGCGCCTCGGAGGTCAGCTCGTCGAAACCGGTGAATTCCGTTGCGCCGCGATCGACCAACTCCTTGTAGATGGACAGGTCGGCATGTCCGTGCTTGCGTGCCTGCGCATCCTCCTTGGCCATCTTCCGCTGTT
Protein-coding sequences here:
- the ruvX gene encoding Holliday junction resolvase RuvX; this encodes MGDSESHRPSPDTDPGRGRRIGIDVGSVRIGVASSDPNGMLATPVETVARAKPNKRAPGPASDISRIAEIVREYEAVEVIVGLPRTLRGEKGTAADAAMAFAERLRAVIAPVPIRLSDERLTTVSAARALRDSGVRARGQRQVIDQAAAVAILQGWLDERSAVLKSAEAASDSGDGA
- the alaS gene encoding alanine--tRNA ligase, producing MQTHEIRRRFLDHFVRAGHTEVPSASLILADPTLLFVNAGMVQFKPYFLGQEAPPFARATSVQKCVRTGDIEEVGVTTRHNTFFQMAGNFSFGDYFKEGAITLAWELISKSQEDGGYGFDPERIWVTAYESDPEAAEIWHRVAGIPKERIQFRDGKDNYWDMGVPGPGGPCSEIYYDRGPEYGGDGGPVADEDRYLEIWNLVFMQDIRGEQSPKLGYPPVGSLPKKNIDTGMGVERIALLLQGVDNVYETDLLRPIIDKAEELTGRSYGVEHEDDRRFRVIADHARTSAMLIADGVNPGNEGRGYVLRRLLRRIVRSARLLGADKPVIGEFMKVVGELMSPSYPELATDFARIENVAVGEETAFLKTLNTGSRLFADAVDEVAAKGGKTIPGSDAFKLHDTYGFPIELTLEMAAEAGLSVDEEGFRSLMAEQRKMAKEDAQARKHGHADLSIYKELVDRGATEFTGFDELTSEAHVLALIADGVRVPTATIGQDVEVILDRSPLYAESGGQIADRGTITAQGLKLRVNDVQKIAKKLWVHKTTVEQGQITEGDVVLAQADPAWRHGATQGHSGTHMVHAALRQVLGPNAVQAGSLNKPGYLRFDFNWQGQLSEQQKADIEAVSNDGVGSDFPVNTFVTDLPKAKQMGALALFGENYGDEVRVVEIGGPFSMELCGGTHVQHSSQIGPITVLGESAIGSGKRRVEAFVGLDSYRYLAKERALLAGVASSLKVPSEEVPARVEQLVERLKVAEKELERTKIATVLASAAKFVDEAERVGSVLLVAAAAPEGVTAGDLRTLATDIRGRFGTEPAVVVLLGNADGKVPFVVTVNRSAQDLGFKAGDLVASFGASISGRGGGKPEMAQGAGSDPSGIEVGLASVRARVAELAG
- a CDS encoding endolytic transglycosylase MltG, which gives rise to MTDRWARAEERFRQREAERRYRRNDQAWEDYDDDTTVIPRYTDEDHDEVLEAERSRRAAPQRAERVEPRRGRPQRAEGAEPRRSRGDESGGGRSGAASARSGRTRSERGGSRTDEERAESRSERRRSAPSRGRRSRVASRKAAERKKRRRNLWLIGALFVALFAGAAVFAGMKVVKMFGAPEDFAGPVGPLVVVQVHPGDTSNQIAEEMHKKGIVASSEAFFQAAMRNSNMNSVQPGYYAIPSHSPSTQAVTALLGKSSRVGNLVVSEGRQLHDQQDVNTGSRKDGIYRKIADASCVGTGTNQKCITYDQLDAAGAGADLTALGVPSWAEQRVRDVPDRGRQLEGLIAAGTWDFDPSGTPEQILKQLVSASARSYESTGLLQSGAETKLNPYQALIAASLVEREALPQDMGKVARVIVNRLADNQPLQFDSTVNYALDRTEVATTDADRAKRTPWNTYAMPGLPATPISAPSLNALRAVENPEPGTWLYFVTVDKQGTTLFTESYSEHLRNIEKARQSGILDSGR